The Streptomyces sp. NL15-2K genome contains a region encoding:
- the nthA gene encoding nitrile hydratase subunit alpha — protein MTVQFGYPEDREARSAARVRALEALLIEKGVITGATVDKVLGYFETDMTPLNGAKIVARAWTDPEFAERLVKDTPAAVAELALPIGMDGAEGEHLQAVANTPGVHNLVICTLCSCFPWPVLGLPPYWYKDPTFRARAAREPRVVLKETGLDLDPSVELRVWDSSGHSRWFVVPQRPAGTDGMTEEELAALVTTESMIGIAEVPSPAA, from the coding sequence GTGACCGTGCAGTTCGGCTACCCCGAGGACCGCGAAGCCCGCAGCGCCGCCCGTGTGCGAGCACTGGAAGCCCTGCTCATCGAGAAGGGTGTGATCACCGGCGCCACCGTCGACAAGGTGCTCGGCTACTTCGAGACCGACATGACGCCGCTCAACGGAGCCAAGATCGTCGCCCGTGCCTGGACCGACCCGGAGTTCGCGGAACGACTCGTCAAGGACACACCGGCCGCCGTCGCCGAACTCGCCCTCCCCATCGGCATGGACGGCGCCGAAGGCGAACACCTGCAGGCCGTGGCCAATACTCCCGGCGTGCACAACCTGGTCATCTGCACCCTGTGCTCCTGTTTCCCCTGGCCCGTGCTCGGCCTCCCGCCGTACTGGTACAAGGACCCGACCTTCCGCGCCCGCGCGGCCCGGGAGCCCCGTGTGGTGCTCAAGGAGACCGGCCTGGACCTCGACCCGTCCGTCGAACTGCGGGTGTGGGACAGCAGCGGTCATTCTCGCTGGTTCGTCGTTCCGCAGCGGCCCGCCGGAACCGACGGCATGACCGAGGAGGAACTCGCCGCCCTGGTCACCACCGAATCGATGATCGGCATCGCCGAGGTTCCCTCACCCGCCGCCTGA
- a CDS encoding nitrile hydratase accessory protein: MEATATTAPTSPLHDACVTDMNAPTFDADWQRRAFGVAVALSEFGHYPWDAFQQRLIAAIGAWEATSATEQGSWQYYEHWLAALERVLVEHDLVAEDEMRALLGA; the protein is encoded by the coding sequence ATGGAGGCCACCGCCACCACCGCGCCCACCTCACCCCTGCACGACGCCTGCGTCACCGACATGAACGCGCCCACCTTCGACGCCGACTGGCAGCGCCGGGCGTTCGGCGTCGCCGTCGCCCTGTCGGAGTTCGGCCACTACCCCTGGGACGCGTTCCAGCAGCGGCTCATCGCCGCCATCGGCGCATGGGAGGCCACCTCCGCGACCGAGCAGGGCAGCTGGCAGTACTACGAGCACTGGCTCGCGGCGCTCGAACGCGTACTGGTCGAACACGACCTGGTCGCCGAGGACGAGATGCGTGCCCTGCTCGGGGCGTAA
- a CDS encoding HoxN/HupN/NixA family nickel/cobalt transporter yields the protein MTTTTITAGRWTRAERLRITGIVGVIAALHVIGWSLYLFYAGSPAGAGAFAGAGTLAYTLGMRHAFDADHIAAIDDTTRLMMQRGRRPVGVGFFFAMGHSTVVLALAFVVALAAGAAGSGIGTFRHVGGLVSQIVAMVFLLLVAVLNLMVLTGIVGLWRRMAESRLDQGELDLQLLNRGLMNRLLGRRARGLIRSSWHMYPVGILFGLGLETASEITLLALSASAAAHGSGLPTLAVLSLPLLFAAGMSAFDTADSMLMTRLYSWAYRSPARRLYYNIATTGMTVAVAAFISSVYVAGLVADATGAGGLVTAYASLADHFELLGYIVVAIFAISWLCAAAIWRFRGLAEKYDDRQGAAGDVPQRSP from the coding sequence GTGACCACAACGACCATCACCGCCGGCCGATGGACCCGCGCCGAACGGCTGCGCATCACGGGCATCGTCGGCGTCATCGCCGCCCTGCACGTCATCGGATGGAGCCTGTACCTCTTCTACGCCGGCAGCCCGGCCGGCGCCGGGGCCTTCGCCGGAGCCGGAACCCTCGCCTACACACTCGGGATGCGGCATGCCTTCGACGCCGACCACATCGCCGCCATCGACGACACCACCAGACTGATGATGCAACGCGGACGCAGACCCGTCGGTGTGGGCTTCTTCTTCGCCATGGGCCACTCCACCGTGGTCCTCGCCCTCGCCTTCGTCGTCGCCCTCGCCGCAGGCGCCGCCGGTTCGGGCATCGGCACCTTCCGCCACGTCGGCGGCCTGGTCTCGCAGATCGTGGCCATGGTGTTCCTGCTGCTCGTCGCCGTGCTCAACCTCATGGTGCTGACCGGCATCGTCGGCCTGTGGCGGCGTATGGCGGAGAGCCGGCTGGACCAGGGCGAGCTCGATCTGCAACTGCTCAACCGCGGCCTGATGAACCGCCTCCTCGGCCGCCGCGCCCGCGGGCTGATCCGTTCGTCATGGCACATGTACCCGGTCGGCATTCTCTTCGGCCTCGGTCTGGAAACCGCCAGCGAGATCACCCTGCTCGCCCTGTCCGCCAGCGCCGCCGCCCACGGGTCCGGCCTGCCGACCCTCGCCGTCCTCTCCCTCCCGCTGCTCTTCGCCGCGGGAATGAGCGCCTTCGACACCGCCGACAGCATGCTGATGACCCGCCTGTACTCGTGGGCGTACCGCAGCCCCGCCCGCAGGCTCTACTACAACATCGCCACCACCGGCATGACCGTGGCCGTGGCCGCGTTCATCTCCAGTGTCTACGTCGCGGGGCTCGTCGCCGACGCCACCGGAGCCGGGGGTCTCGTCACTGCCTACGCCTCCCTGGCCGACCACTTCGAACTGCTCGGCTACATCGTGGTCGCCATCTTCGCGATCTCCTGGCTCTGCGCCGCCGCCATCTGGCGCTTCCGCGGACTCGCCGAGAAGTACGACGACCGGCAGGGCGCCGCTGGTGACGTACCCCAGCGATCCCCCTGA
- a CDS encoding DUF485 domain-containing protein: MSNPTQDMTERGSGVDYQEAQNSVQFRTLKSRHRRFVLPVTAVALVWYGGYTALAVSAESFMSIKVLGNVTMGIVLGLLQIVTTFLVTLAYVAYANQKLDPAIARLRAEAEVTHDPDQEGTR, from the coding sequence ATGTCGAACCCGACGCAGGACATGACGGAACGCGGTTCCGGCGTGGACTACCAGGAAGCACAGAATTCCGTCCAGTTCCGCACGCTCAAGTCCAGGCATCGAAGGTTCGTCCTGCCGGTGACCGCTGTGGCACTCGTCTGGTACGGCGGCTACACGGCCCTCGCGGTAAGTGCTGAGTCCTTCATGTCCATCAAGGTGCTCGGGAACGTCACGATGGGCATCGTCCTCGGACTCCTCCAGATCGTGACGACGTTCCTGGTCACGCTCGCGTACGTCGCGTACGCGAACCAGAAGCTCGATCCCGCCATCGCTCGGTTGCGCGCTGAAGCAGAGGTCACCCACGACCCGGACCAGGAAGGCACCCGATGA
- a CDS encoding cation acetate symporter has translation MNSPSFLSAGGAAPANPVLNLSIFAVFVVASLVIVWKVSRGGSRSAEDFYAGGRSFTGGQNGLAISGDYLGAASLMGVVGAIAVFGYDGFMYSIGFLVAWVVALLLVAELVRNAGRFTMADVLSFRLRQRPVRMAAAVSTLTVCLFYLLAQMAGAGALVSLLLGIHDDLGQIIAISAVGGLMIVYVLVGGMKGTTWVQIIKAVLLIGGAGVMTVWALARFGFDFSQLLGEAAARTKAETGIDLLAPGNQYGASPNSKLDFVSLAVALVLGTAALPHVLMRFYTVPTARDARRSVVWSIFQIGLFYLFTLVLGYAAAALIGPDRIAAAPGGANSAVTMLAYELGGPVLLGFISAVAFATLLAVVAGLTITAATSFAHDIYATIIRKGAVDSRTEVRVAKRTVVVIGVLAIIGGIAAKGQNVAFLIALAFAVAASANLPTLLYSLYWKRFTTRGALLSMYGGLGTSVILIVFSPVMSGTPKSMLPGVDFAIFPLNNPGVVSIPLAFVLGWLGSVVGRSGEDPVKSAEMDVRALSGLGAEEARAH, from the coding sequence ATGAACAGCCCGTCGTTTCTCTCTGCCGGAGGGGCAGCGCCGGCGAACCCGGTTCTGAACCTCTCGATCTTCGCCGTGTTCGTCGTGGCGTCGCTCGTCATCGTCTGGAAGGTGTCACGAGGGGGTAGTCGCAGCGCCGAGGACTTCTACGCGGGCGGCCGTTCTTTCACCGGCGGGCAGAACGGTCTCGCGATCAGCGGTGACTATCTGGGCGCGGCGTCACTCATGGGCGTCGTAGGGGCGATCGCCGTCTTCGGCTACGACGGATTCATGTATTCGATCGGGTTCCTCGTCGCTTGGGTGGTGGCGTTGCTCCTGGTCGCGGAGCTCGTGCGCAATGCCGGCAGATTCACGATGGCCGACGTCCTGTCGTTCCGTCTTCGGCAGCGGCCGGTCCGGATGGCTGCCGCCGTCAGCACGCTGACCGTCTGTCTATTCTACCTTCTGGCCCAGATGGCCGGGGCCGGTGCACTGGTGTCGCTCCTGCTGGGCATCCACGACGACCTCGGTCAGATCATCGCGATCAGTGCCGTCGGAGGGCTCATGATCGTGTACGTCCTCGTCGGAGGGATGAAGGGGACCACGTGGGTGCAGATCATCAAGGCCGTACTGCTGATCGGCGGTGCCGGTGTCATGACCGTCTGGGCTCTCGCCCGCTTCGGCTTCGACTTTTCGCAGCTGCTGGGTGAGGCGGCCGCGAGGACGAAGGCCGAGACGGGGATCGATCTTCTCGCCCCAGGCAATCAGTACGGCGCCTCGCCGAACTCGAAGCTCGACTTCGTCTCCCTCGCTGTGGCACTCGTCCTGGGCACCGCGGCGCTTCCGCACGTGCTGATGCGGTTCTACACCGTGCCGACCGCGCGGGACGCACGGCGTTCGGTGGTGTGGTCGATCTTCCAGATCGGCCTGTTCTACCTCTTCACGCTCGTCCTCGGCTACGCCGCCGCAGCGCTCATCGGACCCGATCGCATCGCTGCCGCTCCGGGCGGCGCCAACTCGGCGGTCACCATGCTCGCGTACGAACTCGGCGGACCTGTGCTCCTCGGGTTCATCTCCGCGGTCGCCTTCGCGACGCTCCTCGCCGTGGTCGCCGGCCTGACGATCACGGCCGCCACCTCGTTCGCCCACGACATCTACGCGACGATCATCCGCAAGGGTGCGGTCGACTCCCGGACCGAGGTCCGGGTCGCCAAGCGCACCGTCGTGGTGATCGGTGTCCTGGCCATCATCGGCGGCATCGCCGCGAAGGGCCAGAACGTGGCCTTCCTGATCGCGCTCGCGTTCGCGGTGGCCGCCAGCGCGAACCTGCCCACCCTTCTGTACTCGCTCTACTGGAAGCGGTTCACGACTCGCGGTGCGCTGCTGAGCATGTACGGCGGGCTGGGCACCTCGGTCATCCTGATCGTTTTCTCGCCCGTCATGTCCGGGACGCCGAAGTCCATGCTCCCCGGGGTGGACTTCGCGATCTTCCCGTTGAACAACCCCGGGGTCGTGTCCATCCCCCTCGCTTTCGTGCTCGGATGGCTCGGCTCCGTCGTGGGCCGCTCGGGCGAGGACCCCGTCAAGTCGGCAGAGATGGATGTGCGGGCCCTGTCCGGGCTCGGCGCCGAGGAGGCGCGCGCCCACTGA
- a CDS encoding amidase, which produces MRSLTAQELGRLSARRTAELVRSGELAPTEVVDAAITRISDSNDVLNAVVFAAFDEAMVRARDMERLLVNGADPGPLTGVPALIKDSFSAKEGWPVSSGLSVLRDNPARHTTNFPRRLEAAGAILLGTTNSSVFGFRGTTDSVAFGPCRNPFDPRRNAGGSSGGSAAAVAAGYVPVAGATDVGGSIRIPSAWCGTFGFQPSPGRLPFPAPSNLFGPGPYFFEGPITRTVGDAAFTMDVLHGFDAADPAALTDRVDFLSAHDRARDEGLRGVRVGVTADYGIFPVDSEVRAAFERAILVFERLGADIVEVDPRIPFTQRTLSDVWSRLTAIGTYAAIEALAKQGVDVRSECPEELPKPMMRWVDTVASMPIAQLLNDQTVRSEVFNAFERTFADIDLLVAPTLACMPVENARDGFTQGPTEIDGQAVDPLIGWCMSYLTNFTGHPSASVPGGHVRGLPVGIQITGRRHHELDVIAASAAFEQESPWQHSYQLCTYAPPHSLPPPRGLIGGCRGWLA; this is translated from the coding sequence ATGAGGAGCCTGACCGCACAGGAACTCGGCCGGTTGAGTGCTCGCCGCACCGCCGAGCTCGTCCGTTCCGGCGAGCTCGCCCCCACGGAGGTCGTCGATGCGGCGATCACCCGGATCAGCGACTCGAACGACGTGCTGAATGCCGTGGTCTTCGCCGCGTTCGACGAGGCGATGGTGCGGGCACGGGACATGGAGCGGCTGCTCGTGAACGGCGCCGACCCCGGACCGCTGACCGGGGTCCCGGCCCTGATCAAGGACTCCTTCAGCGCCAAGGAGGGCTGGCCCGTCTCCAGCGGGCTGAGCGTCCTCCGGGACAATCCGGCCCGGCACACGACGAACTTCCCCCGCCGGCTGGAGGCCGCCGGAGCGATCCTGCTGGGGACCACCAACAGCTCCGTGTTCGGTTTCCGCGGCACCACCGACAGTGTGGCGTTCGGTCCGTGCCGCAATCCCTTCGATCCACGGCGGAACGCGGGTGGGTCCTCGGGTGGCAGCGCGGCAGCGGTCGCGGCCGGATACGTGCCGGTCGCCGGCGCGACGGACGTCGGGGGGTCGATCAGGATTCCTTCCGCGTGGTGCGGGACGTTCGGCTTCCAGCCCAGCCCCGGCCGGCTGCCGTTCCCGGCGCCCTCGAACCTCTTCGGCCCGGGCCCCTACTTCTTCGAGGGGCCGATCACCCGGACCGTCGGTGACGCGGCTTTCACCATGGACGTCCTGCACGGCTTCGACGCCGCCGACCCGGCGGCGCTCACCGACCGCGTGGACTTCCTGTCCGCCCATGACCGGGCACGGGACGAGGGACTGCGTGGAGTGCGGGTCGGCGTGACCGCGGACTACGGGATCTTCCCCGTCGACTCAGAGGTCCGGGCCGCGTTCGAGCGCGCGATCCTCGTCTTCGAGCGGCTTGGTGCCGACATCGTCGAGGTCGACCCGCGGATCCCCTTCACGCAGCGGACCCTCAGTGACGTATGGAGCCGACTCACCGCGATCGGCACCTACGCCGCCATCGAGGCGCTGGCGAAGCAAGGCGTCGACGTGCGCTCCGAATGTCCCGAGGAGCTGCCGAAGCCGATGATGCGGTGGGTGGACACGGTGGCCTCGATGCCCATCGCACAGCTCCTGAATGACCAGACGGTGCGCTCCGAGGTCTTCAACGCCTTCGAACGAACCTTCGCCGATATCGACCTCCTCGTGGCGCCGACGCTCGCCTGCATGCCCGTGGAGAACGCCAGGGACGGGTTCACCCAGGGACCGACCGAGATCGACGGGCAGGCCGTCGATCCGCTCATCGGCTGGTGCATGTCCTACCTGACGAACTTCACCGGCCACCCCAGTGCGTCGGTGCCCGGCGGACACGTGCGCGGGCTCCCGGTGGGCATCCAGATCACCGGCCGCCGCCACCACGAGCTCGACGTCATCGCTGCCAGTGCGGCCTTCGAGCAGGAGTCGCCGTGGCAGCACTCCTACCAGTTGTGCACATACGCTCCTCCGCACAGCCTTCCGCCCCCAAGAGGGCTGATCGGAGGATGCCGTGGTTGGCTCGCTTGA
- a CDS encoding response regulator transcription factor: protein MVDDELPAVDMLAHHLRRDSRIRRVHTAASGNEALRLLHDHHVDAAFLDIHMPSLTGIDLARVTNRFAEPPAIVFVTADDGLALTAFEVQATDYLLKPITESRVRDAVDRVLGGRLPAPPPPQLVTVDQGDISRMVRQDDILYAEASGDYVRLHTARSDFLARVPISTLAEQWAEAGFVRIHRSYLVALQHIDQVRFTGTTGCVVVGQTQLPVSRRSTALLRGALRARRVRPTS, encoded by the coding sequence GTGGTTGACGACGAACTGCCGGCGGTCGACATGCTGGCCCACCACCTGCGCCGGGACAGCCGGATCCGCCGGGTCCATACGGCAGCCTCGGGAAACGAGGCCCTTCGCCTCCTGCACGACCATCACGTGGACGCGGCGTTCCTCGACATCCACATGCCGTCGCTGACCGGGATCGACCTGGCCCGCGTGACCAACAGGTTCGCCGAGCCGCCCGCGATCGTCTTCGTGACGGCGGACGACGGCCTGGCGCTCACGGCGTTCGAGGTGCAGGCGACCGACTATCTACTGAAACCCATCACCGAGAGCCGGGTCCGGGACGCGGTGGACCGGGTGCTCGGCGGACGCCTCCCCGCGCCACCGCCGCCCCAGCTCGTCACGGTCGATCAGGGCGACATCAGCCGCATGGTCCGCCAGGACGACATCCTCTACGCCGAGGCGTCGGGGGACTACGTACGACTGCACACCGCTCGTTCCGACTTCCTCGCGCGCGTTCCCATTTCCACACTCGCGGAGCAGTGGGCCGAGGCCGGGTTCGTCCGCATCCATCGCTCGTACCTGGTCGCGCTCCAGCACATCGACCAGGTCCGTTTCACCGGGACCACTGGTTGCGTCGTCGTGGGGCAGACCCAGCTGCCGGTGAGCCGACGCAGCACTGCCCTGCTACGAGGCGCTCTGAGAGCCCGGCGTGTTCGACCCACATCCTGA
- a CDS encoding cation acetate symporter, translating to MMPARPGMAAVLAIAAVVGLTVMAGIRGLRLARSTSDFFVASRTVRPWWNAAAIGGEYLAAASFLGVAGLFAGGDDQALWLVIGYTGGYLVLLLFIAAPLRRSNGYTLSDFAQVRFDSMAARRAVSVVVVIVCGAYIVPQLHGAGLVATTVLGAPRWAGPVLVATVVGLTVASGGMRSITLVQGMQYLIKVASLLVPLAFIVATLAARGFTPARVPTPPAELSTRSPYGTVSLLISLLLGAAALPHVLLRLATSPDGRSAQRTVVIATALVGTFYAIPFAYGAIGRWAVPQVVADGGADSLVLVLPYFVGGPFREVLVAMVAAGAFGAFIATSSGLVITMAGVVSQDLFGSDVRRFRLSALYATGLPLVLALVTASQSITDTVGYVFAFSASTLFPVLVLGIWWRGATAAAAVSGITVGAGLVAGAAVAYYVLGRPVGALGDLLAHPAAVTVPLVFTVVVVVSRLKPVGVRAAEQFIHQIHRPDDVETRLAVPVRTQR from the coding sequence ATGATGCCCGCTAGACCCGGGATGGCCGCGGTGCTCGCTATCGCGGCGGTGGTGGGCCTGACCGTGATGGCCGGGATCCGCGGCTTGCGGCTCGCCCGCTCCACGAGCGACTTCTTCGTCGCGTCCCGCACGGTACGGCCCTGGTGGAACGCCGCGGCCATCGGCGGCGAGTACCTCGCCGCGGCGAGCTTCCTCGGTGTCGCCGGCCTCTTCGCCGGAGGTGACGACCAAGCCCTGTGGCTCGTCATCGGATACACCGGCGGCTACCTCGTGCTGCTGCTGTTCATCGCCGCACCCTTGCGGCGCTCGAACGGCTACACCCTCTCCGACTTCGCGCAGGTCCGCTTCGACTCGATGGCGGCGCGCCGCGCCGTGTCGGTCGTCGTGGTCATCGTGTGTGGCGCCTACATCGTCCCGCAGCTGCACGGTGCCGGGCTGGTCGCCACGACCGTTCTCGGTGCGCCCCGCTGGGCCGGCCCGGTTCTCGTCGCGACAGTCGTGGGCCTGACCGTGGCCTCAGGGGGCATGCGGTCGATCACGCTCGTGCAGGGCATGCAGTACCTGATCAAGGTCGCGAGCCTGCTCGTGCCTCTGGCCTTCATCGTCGCCACCCTGGCGGCACGCGGGTTCACACCGGCCAGGGTCCCGACGCCCCCGGCCGAGCTCAGCACCAGGTCCCCGTACGGGACCGTCTCACTGCTCATATCGCTGTTGCTCGGCGCGGCGGCGCTCCCGCACGTCCTCCTGCGGCTCGCCACGAGCCCCGACGGACGTTCCGCCCAACGCACCGTCGTGATCGCCACGGCACTCGTCGGCACGTTCTACGCGATCCCCTTCGCCTACGGCGCCATCGGCCGGTGGGCGGTGCCGCAGGTCGTCGCCGACGGCGGTGCGGATTCGCTCGTTCTCGTCCTGCCGTACTTCGTGGGGGGACCTTTCCGGGAGGTGCTCGTGGCGATGGTGGCCGCGGGGGCGTTCGGTGCCTTCATCGCCACTTCCTCGGGACTGGTCATCACCATGGCGGGTGTGGTCAGCCAGGATCTGTTCGGTTCGGACGTGAGGCGCTTCAGGCTTTCCGCCCTGTATGCGACGGGCCTCCCCCTCGTCCTGGCCCTCGTCACAGCGTCCCAGAGCATCACCGACACGGTCGGGTACGTCTTCGCGTTCTCGGCATCGACGCTGTTCCCGGTCCTCGTGCTGGGCATCTGGTGGCGGGGCGCCACCGCGGCGGCGGCGGTGTCCGGGATCACCGTCGGCGCGGGCCTCGTCGCGGGCGCGGCCGTCGCCTACTACGTTCTGGGGCGCCCGGTCGGCGCGCTCGGTGATCTCCTCGCCCACCCGGCCGCGGTGACCGTGCCGCTCGTCTTCACTGTCGTGGTCGTCGTGTCCCGGCTCAAACCCGTGGGTGTGCGGGCAGCGGAACAGTTCATCCATCAGATCCACCGGCCCGACGACGTGGAGACGCGCCTCGCCGTACCCGTCCGGACGCAGCGATGA
- a CDS encoding sensor histidine kinase, producing the protein MSAANTTPGASGLVALMLVGLAACAVGLLAGVALARRRPRPGSGHDRSSVDALGRALVGFGVGLEGRDVERAVHLVRACLAVEGVALVGRDGVSTVDAADGRADRALRVAVSGGAERAPLRHDGFHVVESQILVEGRLVAHLVVLNSLADRGLGRTVATLARLIGAQLASAELTNARQRQTEAQLLALKTQIRPHFVYNALNVISSFTITDPERARLLLAEFADFTRYSFRNRGPFTSLADELRAIDSYLLLERARFGDRLTIRLEISPQSLTTRIPHLCLQPLVENAVRHGIESGEGRGTITITSRDEGAMTIVTVEDNGAGMDPSRLRDVLAGELEGVHVGLRNVDLRLRQIYGPGMGLIIDTALGAGTLITVRVPKSTKSTHPRRS; encoded by the coding sequence ATGAGCGCCGCGAACACGACGCCGGGCGCCTCGGGACTCGTCGCGCTCATGCTCGTCGGGCTGGCCGCGTGCGCCGTGGGTCTCCTCGCCGGCGTCGCGCTCGCCCGACGACGTCCTCGTCCCGGATCCGGCCACGACCGGAGTTCGGTCGACGCCCTCGGCCGAGCTCTCGTCGGGTTCGGCGTCGGCCTAGAGGGCCGCGACGTGGAACGCGCGGTGCACCTGGTCAGGGCCTGCCTCGCGGTGGAAGGCGTCGCGCTGGTCGGCCGCGACGGCGTCAGCACCGTTGACGCGGCTGACGGCCGAGCGGACCGAGCCCTTCGGGTGGCGGTGAGTGGCGGCGCGGAACGGGCACCGCTCCGCCACGACGGGTTTCACGTCGTCGAGTCCCAGATCCTCGTCGAGGGCCGGTTGGTCGCCCACCTTGTGGTGCTGAACTCGCTCGCCGACCGTGGGCTGGGCCGCACCGTCGCCACCCTCGCCAGGCTCATCGGGGCTCAACTCGCCAGTGCCGAACTGACGAATGCCCGGCAGCGACAGACCGAGGCGCAACTCCTCGCGCTCAAGACCCAGATCCGGCCGCACTTCGTCTACAACGCCCTCAACGTGATCTCCTCGTTCACGATCACCGACCCTGAGCGAGCACGGCTGCTGCTCGCCGAGTTCGCCGACTTCACCCGGTACTCCTTCCGGAATCGCGGACCATTCACGTCGCTGGCGGACGAGCTGAGGGCGATCGACAGCTACCTCCTCCTGGAACGGGCCCGATTCGGAGACCGGCTGACGATTCGCCTGGAGATCAGCCCGCAGTCCCTCACCACCAGGATCCCCCATCTGTGCCTACAGCCCCTGGTGGAGAACGCCGTCCGTCACGGCATCGAGTCCGGCGAAGGACGGGGCACCATCACGATCACCTCCCGGGATGAAGGAGCCATGACGATCGTGACCGTCGAGGACAACGGGGCGGGGATGGACCCCAGCCGGCTCCGCGACGTCCTCGCCGGCGAGTTGGAGGGAGTTCACGTCGGGCTCCGCAACGTCGACCTGCGTCTGCGGCAAATCTATGGGCCGGGGATGGGACTCATC